A genomic segment from Planctomycetota bacterium encodes:
- a CDS encoding Uma2 family endonuclease produces MSAALAPSGVVVPAVEDDGTGPLFEVVDGVKVEKHMSLESQTIGFEIAFWLRLHLHEKQVEGHVVTEPFVVCFDWMPDTRRRPDVAYWYKAQYPDGIPAKGDASVAPALAIEVASPHDNVFELERKVGEYFRAGVQLVWIINPEARTVRTEQPDGTAHVYRDGDTLVGGPVLPKFTVEVAKLFAKTASSQTGV; encoded by the coding sequence ATGTCAGCGGCTCTTGCACCTTCGGGCGTCGTGGTACCGGCCGTCGAGGACGACGGCACGGGGCCGCTCTTTGAAGTCGTGGATGGGGTGAAGGTGGAGAAACACATGAGCCTGGAGTCGCAGACGATCGGATTTGAGATCGCCTTCTGGCTTCGGCTGCACCTGCACGAGAAGCAAGTAGAGGGGCACGTTGTGACCGAGCCGTTTGTTGTCTGCTTCGACTGGATGCCGGACACAAGGCGACGGCCGGACGTGGCCTACTGGTACAAGGCGCAGTACCCCGACGGAATTCCAGCAAAAGGTGACGCGTCTGTCGCTCCAGCTCTGGCGATCGAGGTCGCGTCACCACACGACAACGTCTTTGAGCTGGAGCGGAAGGTTGGCGAGTATTTTCGGGCGGGCGTTCAATTGGTCTGGATAATCAATCCGGAAGCCCGCACCGTCCGCACCGAGCAGCCCGACGGCACCGCACACGTCTACCGCGACGGGGACACGCTCGTCGGCGGACCGGTGCTGCCGAAGTTCACGGTCGAGGTCGCCAAGCTGTTCGCGAAGACTGCCTCGTCGCAAACGGGCGTTTGA
- a CDS encoding class II fumarate hydratase, whose amino-acid sequence MSQETRTERDSMGEMQVPIDALYGASTARAVENFPIAHRPMRPAVIHAFGHLKAACAQANKDLGKLDPEIADAIIDAATQVAEGKHDAHFPVDVYQTGSGTSTNMNANEVIANLANQKLSGTSPERERAGSGDRSEPLADAQGSQGSEHKPRVHPNDHVNMGQSSNDTFPTAMHIAATAELWKLRESVDWLKRTLEQKARSYENVVKIGRTHLMDATPIRFSQVLDGFAAQMQRAFDLELAAEDALLSNMPIGGTAVGTGINTHPDFARRVCEHLSNHAIPGEAELFGVYEEAKNHVEAQASKDAFIDAHGHLKTIAVSLSKIANDIRHLGSGPRCGIGELILPAIQPGSSIMPGKVNPVICESVMQVVCRVIGNDATVTTAGLGGVGSIFELNVAMPVMIDAFLESVELLSNVCDVFVDKLLVGLEVDEKRCKQLIDESLMLVTALNPLIGYDEAAKVAKQAHAEGKTIRKIMAEKSYEGVTDAQLDEALDPRRMTEPQA is encoded by the coding sequence TTCCATGGGTGAGATGCAGGTGCCGATCGATGCGCTGTACGGCGCGTCGACGGCGAGGGCGGTGGAGAACTTTCCGATCGCCCATCGGCCGATGCGGCCGGCGGTGATTCACGCGTTTGGCCACCTCAAGGCGGCGTGTGCCCAGGCCAACAAAGACCTCGGCAAGCTCGATCCGGAGATCGCAGATGCCATCATCGACGCCGCGACGCAAGTCGCGGAGGGCAAGCACGACGCACACTTCCCGGTCGACGTCTACCAGACTGGCAGCGGCACGTCGACGAACATGAACGCCAACGAGGTCATCGCCAACCTCGCCAACCAGAAGCTGTCTGGAACGAGCCCCGAGCGCGAGCGAGCGGGTTCGGGTGATCGCTCAGAACCCCTCGCTGACGCTCAGGGCTCGCAGGGGTCCGAACACAAGCCCCGCGTCCACCCCAACGACCACGTCAACATGGGGCAGTCGAGCAACGACACGTTCCCGACCGCGATGCATATCGCGGCGACTGCTGAACTTTGGAAGCTGCGTGAAAGCGTTGACTGGCTGAAGCGGACGCTCGAGCAGAAGGCTCGAAGCTACGAAAACGTCGTGAAGATCGGGAGAACGCATTTGATGGACGCGACTCCGATTCGGTTCAGCCAAGTCTTGGACGGCTTCGCAGCTCAGATGCAACGAGCATTCGACTTGGAGCTGGCCGCCGAGGATGCGCTTCTGTCAAACATGCCGATCGGCGGGACTGCTGTTGGTACCGGGATCAACACTCATCCAGATTTCGCTCGACGCGTCTGTGAGCATCTGAGCAATCATGCCATTCCAGGCGAAGCCGAGTTGTTTGGCGTGTACGAGGAAGCAAAGAATCACGTCGAAGCGCAAGCGAGCAAAGACGCCTTCATTGATGCACACGGCCACCTCAAGACGATCGCCGTCTCCCTCTCCAAGATCGCCAACGACATCCGCCACCTCGGCTCCGGACCTCGCTGCGGCATCGGCGAACTCATCCTCCCGGCCATCCAGCCCGGCAGCTCGATCATGCCCGGCAAGGTCAACCCCGTGATCTGCGAGAGCGTCATGCAGGTCGTCTGCCGCGTCATCGGTAATGACGCCACCGTCACCACCGCCGGCCTCGGCGGCGTCGGGTCGATCTTCGAGCTCAACGTCGCGATGCCGGTCATGATCGACGCTTTTCTCGAGAGCGTCGAGCTGCTCAGCAACGTCTGCGACGTCTTCGTCGACAAGCTGCTGGTGGGCCTTGAGGTGGACGAGAAACGGTGCAAGCAGCTCATCGACGAGAGCTTGATGCTCGTGACGGCCCTCAACCCGCTCATCGGCTACGACGAGGCCGCCAAGGTCGCCAAGCAAGCCCACGCCGAGGGCAAGACGATCCGCAAGATCATGGCCGAGAAGTCGTACGAGGGCGTCACTGATGCCCAACTCGATGAGGCGCTCGACCCACGACGCATGACTGAACCGCAGGCGTAG